One genomic region from Manis pentadactyla isolate mManPen7 chromosome 12, mManPen7.hap1, whole genome shotgun sequence encodes:
- the SF3B5 gene encoding splicing factor 3B subunit 5, producing the protein MTDRYTIHSQLEHLQSKYIGTGHADTTKWEWLVNQHRDSYCSYMGHFDLLNYFAIAENESKARVRFNLMEKMLQPCGPPADKPEEN; encoded by the coding sequence ATGACAGACCGCTACACCATCCACAGCCAACTGGAGCATCTGCAGTCCAAGTACATCGGCACCGGCCACGCCGACACCACCAAGTGGGAGTGGCTGGTGAACCAGCACCGTGACTCCTACTGCTCCTACATGGGCCACTTCGACCTTCTGAACTACTTCGCCATTGCGGAGAACGAGAGCAAAGCGCGAGTCCGCTTCAATTTGATGGAGAAGATGCTGCAGCCTTGCGGGCCGCCTGCCGACAAGCCGGAGGAGAACTGA